A stretch of Methanococcus voltae PS DNA encodes these proteins:
- a CDS encoding NfeD family protein, whose protein sequence is MQSDLGYILIFIGLLIILMEAFTPGLYFPAAGIALIIYGLLLAVAPAYALPLAVVAGLLTIYIMYRFVYKSGMNIKIGAERLIGLEGDLVENIEENKPGYVMVNNEKWQAKTQDRSELKAGIKVIVTKIEGVSLIVEPSANQEVEKTENIEKIEKKDEETN, encoded by the coding sequence ATGCAAAGCGATTTGGGTTATATTTTGATATTCATTGGTTTATTAATCATATTAATGGAGGCTTTTACGCCAGGATTATATTTCCCTGCAGCAGGAATTGCCTTAATTATATATGGGCTACTTTTAGCAGTCGCTCCAGCTTATGCTTTACCTTTAGCAGTCGTGGCAGGTTTATTGACCATATATATAATGTACAGATTTGTTTATAAATCTGGAATGAATATAAAAATAGGTGCAGAACGTTTAATCGGGTTAGAAGGCGATTTGGTAGAAAATATTGAGGAAAACAAGCCGGGTTATGTAATGGTAAATAATGAAAAATGGCAGGCAAAAACTCAGGATAGGTCAGAATTAAAAGCAGGAATCAAAGTAATTGTGACTAAAATAGAAGGTGTTTCTTTGATTGTGGAACCGTCTGCAAATCAAGAAGTTGAAAAAACTGAAAACATCGAAAAAATTGAAAAAAAAGACGAAGAAACTAATTAA
- the tmk gene encoding dTMP kinase, with protein MDNKNIKNAKDIKKGKSKKFIVFEGIDGSGKSTQAKMLADRINAILDYEPTNSEVGKLIRKGLSEGCFEKETLALLFAGDRVEHCKELEKRLEKNHIICDRYVYSSMVYQNTQGIDMKYICDINKYARVPDIVVLLDLNPELSMLRVNDRTGNNEIFEKIEFQKIIREKYLEIFEKIEFENMFRPPIYIKIDANKGILKLHEEIFNLIKEHI; from the coding sequence ATGGATAATAAAAATATTAAAAATGCTAAAGATATTAAAAAGGGTAAATCAAAAAAATTCATCGTTTTTGAAGGTATTGACGGTAGTGGAAAATCCACACAAGCCAAAATGCTTGCAGACCGAATAAACGCGATATTAGATTATGAACCCACAAACTCCGAAGTTGGAAAATTAATAAGAAAAGGTCTTTCAGAAGGTTGTTTTGAAAAAGAAACCCTTGCATTACTCTTTGCAGGTGATAGGGTCGAACACTGCAAGGAACTTGAAAAAAGACTTGAAAAAAATCACATTATATGCGATAGGTATGTTTATTCGTCTATGGTGTATCAAAATACACAGGGTATCGATATGAAATACATATGCGATATTAATAAGTATGCGAGAGTGCCTGATATCGTAGTATTGTTAGACTTAAACCCTGAATTATCAATGCTAAGGGTAAATGATAGAACGGGAAACAATGAGATATTTGAAAAAATAGAATTTCAAAAAATAATTCGTGAAAAGTATCTGGAGATATTTGAAAAAATAGAATTCGAAAATATGTTTAGACCACCTATTTATATAAAGATAGATGCAAATAAAGGCATTTTAAAACTACATGAAGAAATATTTAATTTAATTAAAGAACATATTTAA
- a CDS encoding HEAT repeat domain-containing protein, translating into MNENLTKVLNNLKKDSWYSKLNSINTLGGLIFQNHYDAKISLLSLIMELTSSKAVVQTRALWAINNILKQYPELSYLAFPYILKMADSKVVATKNIARDMLTKPGMRYTKDRYNTILSKELYSSDVLVRMNAVTKVWKIFPTDPNLLCTLIPSLFNDNISYSRDDRFMQGLVSLLVLQSQNKEVIDQFSDYIGIINLYKNFIREFNRNEVIYLLNSNDSKDVVIGLTLINANPEKVNSEIIDKLLELSRNNRCEIFLKYKAIMALSVIANKCNPVREKIINILKRSLVEEPNDLYTYLTLTCLKYLGEKIETEKYIKSQNELVRAIAAQTSTVNNLNLLNLYDESSIINCMSIMHRLTKKDVPEEIQKKYINQLYDPWSYINVKRKYSYMNPKDVEKTLNKNLNTWKSEDWVSKVITMIDLGCKLHNDPKQYSEESIQLLKDSINDSFGIVRTEAIWVLRVALECFEDPFDILEEVNEYIQPEVVINDNNLLVRLNFILLLKKFNEILSKYEGCEDRKEAITAILIDRALNDGASIVSKTSEYILKYEYGIEIDKEGIDIEYIIKCMETYPYSTTPLVRYYLKNKVSHQDKENEAENEAETETDGKNDSSTSESKNSEEIELNNYTIEFLQEIFKNKKDCFEIINIFHILDLLDLDDEKTLEYARNMVELSSNKFLETKSKIIKKLLNDINWTTRKKGLLYISQLLKINDDYGNLFNDELVNIALFDDIVELRSKASNLLNKTGHGSPKIDKRYAIAYLFKSTSMIINGLKFENIRAVEGLYTLYLRCDTVKNMEDILMILSKYRHSTKWYERVYAYKIIEKLVSESKIEEYYYEIISWCTEDMEDPVPVIANTCKSILRIVDHFEYYAQEDEEDSFKERIKRLEYYLMDSDWNVRVEALNSLREFISEGHYSYIEDVIGRLQDPHWRVKTTALGILSDLDYELVVIALPEIINLLNDQSETVVLKTLITLKKLANKEPRILPKIMSSVEGIESYSTWSIKEEITKLKIMNYNYLKRN; encoded by the coding sequence ATGAATGAAAATTTAACCAAAGTGCTAAATAATTTAAAAAAAGATAGTTGGTACTCTAAATTAAACTCAATAAACACGCTTGGAGGCTTAATCTTCCAAAATCATTATGATGCTAAAATATCATTATTAAGCTTGATTATGGAATTAACATCTTCAAAAGCTGTTGTTCAAACAAGAGCCCTATGGGCCATTAACAATATATTAAAACAATACCCTGAACTATCGTATTTAGCATTTCCATATATCTTAAAAATGGCAGATAGTAAAGTAGTTGCTACAAAAAACATTGCAAGAGATATGTTAACAAAACCTGGTATGAGATATACAAAAGATAGATACAATACAATATTATCGAAAGAATTGTATTCCTCTGATGTATTAGTTAGGATGAATGCAGTTACAAAAGTTTGGAAAATATTCCCTACGGACCCTAACTTATTATGTACACTTATCCCCTCACTGTTTAATGACAACATTTCATACTCAAGGGATGACAGATTTATGCAAGGTTTAGTATCTTTACTAGTATTGCAAAGTCAAAATAAAGAAGTTATCGACCAATTTTCCGATTATATCGGTATAATAAATTTATACAAAAACTTTATTAGGGAATTTAACAGAAACGAAGTAATTTATTTATTAAATAGTAACGACTCAAAAGATGTTGTAATAGGACTTACACTAATAAATGCAAATCCTGAAAAGGTCAATTCAGAGATAATTGATAAATTACTGGAATTATCAAGAAATAATAGATGCGAAATATTTTTAAAATATAAAGCAATTATGGCGTTATCAGTAATTGCAAATAAATGTAATCCAGTTCGCGAAAAAATAATAAATATACTTAAGAGATCATTGGTCGAAGAACCTAATGATTTATACACTTATTTAACACTCACATGTCTTAAATATCTTGGAGAAAAGATAGAGACTGAAAAATATATTAAAAGTCAAAATGAATTAGTTAGAGCAATTGCAGCTCAAACATCTACCGTGAATAACTTAAATTTATTAAACTTATATGACGAATCGAGTATAATCAACTGTATGTCAATAATGCATAGATTGACTAAAAAGGACGTACCTGAAGAAATACAGAAAAAATATATAAATCAACTTTACGACCCTTGGAGCTATATTAACGTTAAGAGAAAATATAGTTATATGAACCCAAAAGACGTAGAAAAAACACTTAATAAAAACCTTAACACCTGGAAAAGTGAAGATTGGGTTTCAAAAGTAATTACAATGATTGATTTAGGTTGTAAGTTACATAACGACCCCAAACAATATTCCGAAGAATCCATACAATTATTAAAGGATAGTATAAATGATAGCTTTGGTATTGTTAGAACAGAAGCTATTTGGGTACTTAGAGTTGCGTTAGAGTGTTTTGAAGACCCATTTGATATTTTGGAAGAGGTAAATGAATATATACAACCTGAAGTAGTGATTAACGATAATAATTTATTAGTTAGATTAAATTTCATATTATTATTGAAAAAATTCAATGAAATACTTTCGAAATATGAAGGTTGTGAGGATAGAAAAGAAGCTATTACTGCTATATTAATAGATAGAGCATTGAATGATGGTGCTTCAATCGTTTCTAAAACTTCAGAATATATTTTAAAGTACGAATATGGTATTGAAATAGATAAAGAAGGAATAGATATTGAATATATTATAAAATGTATGGAAACGTATCCTTACTCTACTACCCCATTAGTTAGATATTACTTAAAAAATAAAGTAAGTCATCAGGATAAGGAAAATGAAGCTGAAAATGAAGCTGAAACTGAAACTGATGGTAAAAATGATAGTAGTACGAGTGAAAGTAAAAACAGCGAAGAAATTGAATTAAACAATTATACTATCGAATTTTTACAAGAAATCTTTAAAAATAAAAAAGATTGTTTCGAAATAATAAATATATTCCATATTTTGGATTTATTGGATTTAGATGACGAAAAAACTTTAGAATATGCAAGAAATATGGTTGAATTATCTTCAAATAAATTCTTAGAAACTAAATCAAAAATTATTAAAAAATTATTGAATGATATAAATTGGACTACTCGTAAAAAAGGTTTACTCTACATATCTCAATTATTAAAAATAAATGACGATTATGGAAATTTATTCAACGATGAATTAGTTAATATCGCATTATTTGATGATATTGTTGAACTTAGAAGTAAAGCATCCAATTTATTAAATAAAACTGGTCATGGAAGTCCTAAAATTGATAAAAGATATGCAATAGCATACTTATTTAAATCTACGAGTATGATTATAAACGGTTTGAAATTTGAAAATATAAGAGCCGTAGAAGGACTTTATACCCTATACTTAAGATGTGACACCGTCAAAAACATGGAAGACATATTGATGATATTATCAAAATATAGGCACAGTACTAAGTGGTATGAAAGAGTATACGCGTATAAAATCATTGAAAAGCTCGTATCAGAATCTAAAATTGAAGAATACTACTACGAGATAATCTCTTGGTGTACTGAAGATATGGAAGACCCAGTCCCAGTGATTGCAAATACTTGTAAATCAATTTTGAGAATTGTGGACCATTTTGAATATTACGCTCAAGAAGATGAAGAAGATTCGTTTAAAGAAAGAATAAAAAGATTAGAATATTACCTAATGGATAGTGACTGGAACGTTAGGGTAGAAGCCCTTAATTCGTTGCGAGAATTTATATCTGAAGGTCATTATTCGTATATTGAAGACGTAATTGGTAGACTACAAGACCCACACTGGCGTGTTAAAACAACTGCTTTGGGCATACTTTCAGACTTAGATTACGAATTGGTTGTTATTGCACTTCCAGAAATCATTAATTTGTTGAATGACCAAAGTGAGACTGTTGTGTTAAAAACTTTGATAACTCTTAAAAAGTTAGCAAATAAAGAGCCTAGAATACTCCCTAAAATCATGAGCAGTGTAGAAGGTATCGAATCATATTCGACCTGGAGTATCAAAGAAGAAATTACCAAATTAAAAATAATGAATTACAACTATTTAAAAAGAAATTAG
- a CDS encoding replication factor A, protein MNIDKLKNNILQKMSQEEMDSKISEKIDEASGLIDEKGALMLVAQELNIEIPYEDDEDFDYTISDILEGQRDVEVTGRIVEISSIKEFTKKDGSTGKLASLRIADNSGAIRLTLWNDKADLVADLKKGNVIKIENAFARNWNNKMELNSGSELSIERLEEYDESKYPKIKENYNISELVENLPASIEATIKLAYPLKEFNKKDGSTGCLKSLILEDETGTIRATLWNELAKMEINTADKVKIDGFVKQGYSGLEISINTIEVTEKTDPNQAKKVDNYVSIEDLPHYDKELVSVKGKILNKSIVREVEFPDRVAKVQEIKVFDGTGSVRVVFWGNNITKLDDLDEGDEISLSNCKTKKYINRMTDLEVVDLTFTFASTIELIEKSKVEIKLNSVTDLVEKFNKNELDADDISFGAKVYSSYPTKEFNRYDGSKGMVKSVELSDGDNTVRMTLWDDNTNLEITEGDTLKILHAKIKENNGYYDINTNKYTNIEINPKDLNLVSIRTHIVDIKEESKVELQATVVDFRKQDLILNLCPNCKKRLSMVDSNSGIGICEACGEVTPNEVLTATVVLDDGTGTINGRIYEANISKLTGLSIDELKEKNIEALNLAIGNEYIFYGNVTMRNDDLELNIRGIQEFDINKEF, encoded by the coding sequence ATGAATATCGACAAATTAAAAAATAATATTTTACAAAAAATGTCTCAAGAAGAAATGGATTCTAAAATATCTGAAAAAATAGATGAAGCTTCGGGTTTAATTGATGAAAAAGGAGCTTTAATGTTGGTTGCTCAAGAGCTAAATATTGAAATTCCTTACGAGGATGACGAAGATTTCGATTATACAATCTCTGATATTTTAGAAGGTCAAAGGGATGTAGAAGTTACCGGAAGAATAGTCGAAATTTCAAGTATCAAAGAATTTACTAAAAAAGACGGTTCAACCGGCAAATTAGCATCTTTAAGGATTGCTGATAATTCAGGGGCTATAAGATTAACTTTGTGGAATGATAAAGCAGATTTAGTCGCAGATTTGAAAAAAGGAAATGTTATAAAAATTGAAAATGCCTTTGCAAGAAATTGGAATAATAAAATGGAGTTAAACAGTGGTTCCGAATTATCCATTGAAAGATTGGAAGAATACGACGAATCAAAATATCCAAAAATAAAGGAAAATTACAATATTTCAGAATTAGTGGAAAATTTACCTGCAAGCATTGAAGCAACAATTAAACTAGCATATCCATTAAAAGAATTTAACAAAAAAGACGGTTCAACTGGTTGTTTAAAATCTTTAATATTGGAAGACGAAACTGGGACAATAAGAGCTACATTATGGAACGAATTAGCAAAAATGGAAATTAACACTGCAGATAAAGTTAAGATTGATGGTTTTGTTAAGCAAGGCTATTCTGGATTGGAAATCTCAATTAACACAATTGAAGTAACTGAAAAAACAGACCCTAATCAAGCTAAAAAAGTCGATAATTACGTCTCAATTGAAGATTTACCACATTACGATAAAGAACTAGTTTCTGTAAAGGGTAAAATATTAAACAAAAGCATCGTAAGAGAAGTTGAATTCCCGGACAGAGTTGCAAAAGTCCAAGAAATCAAAGTTTTCGATGGAACCGGTAGCGTTAGAGTAGTATTCTGGGGTAACAATATAACTAAATTAGATGATTTAGATGAAGGCGATGAAATTAGCCTTTCAAACTGTAAAACTAAAAAATATATAAACAGAATGACTGACTTAGAAGTTGTTGATTTAACATTTACTTTTGCATCAACCATTGAATTGATAGAAAAATCCAAAGTGGAGATTAAATTAAATTCAGTAACTGATTTAGTTGAAAAATTTAATAAAAACGAATTAGATGCAGATGATATTTCATTTGGTGCTAAAGTATACTCATCTTACCCTACAAAAGAATTTAATAGGTATGACGGTTCAAAAGGAATGGTAAAATCCGTTGAATTAAGTGACGGAGATAATACTGTTAGGATGACTTTATGGGACGATAATACAAACCTAGAAATAACCGAAGGGGACACTTTAAAAATATTACATGCAAAAATAAAGGAAAATAACGGTTACTATGACATAAATACCAATAAATATACAAATATTGAAATAAATCCAAAAGATTTAAACTTAGTTTCAATTAGGACACACATCGTAGATATCAAAGAAGAATCAAAAGTCGAATTACAGGCAACCGTTGTGGACTTCAGAAAACAAGATTTAATATTAAATTTATGTCCAAACTGTAAGAAAAGGTTATCTATGGTAGACAGTAACTCAGGAATCGGTATTTGTGAAGCTTGCGGAGAAGTTACACCTAATGAGGTTTTAACAGCCACAGTAGTTTTAGATGACGGAACCGGAACCATAAACGGCAGAATTTATGAAGCAAACATTTCAAAGTTAACTGGACTTTCAATTGATGAGTTAAAAGAAAAGAATATAGAAGCATTGAATTTAGCAATCGGTAATGAATACATATTCTATGGTAACGTAACCATGAGAAATGATGACTTAGAATTGAATATCAGAGGTATTCAAGAATTTGATATAAATAAAGAATTTTAA
- the cbiQ gene encoding cobalt ECF transporter T component CbiQ: MHGDIYLIELESMKNSPIHNIDPRVKLISILFIILCSSLFNNLTMMTFFEVYLIMSLLLSNLSLKMTILRILMILPFGIFIVLFQPFIRGETVIYSLFGIPVFLEGLNFGILLFAKFFVSITCIVLLSSTTPTFKVVEALKKLGLPAFMSMILGLMIRYLYLIFENMQKLLLSHKSRCQNHKKVSYKLQIKNIGNLIGTLFVKSYEQGERTYFAMLSRGYSENSNICELNYKISIYDIIYTVPIILIPILVLFYNINLF, from the coding sequence ATGCACGGGGACATATATTTAATTGAATTGGAATCTATGAAAAATAGCCCGATACATAATATAGACCCGCGTGTAAAATTGATATCCATACTTTTTATAATACTTTGCAGTTCCTTATTCAATAATTTAACCATGATGACCTTTTTTGAGGTTTATTTAATCATGAGTCTTTTATTATCTAATTTATCCCTGAAAATGACGATTTTAAGAATATTAATGATATTACCATTTGGAATTTTTATAGTGTTATTTCAACCGTTTATCCGTGGTGAAACTGTCATATATTCATTATTCGGAATTCCGGTATTTTTAGAAGGGTTAAATTTTGGAATACTATTATTTGCTAAGTTTTTTGTTAGCATTACGTGTATTGTATTACTTTCATCAACCACACCTACATTTAAAGTAGTAGAAGCACTTAAGAAGCTTGGATTACCTGCTTTTATGTCCATGATACTTGGTTTGATGATTAGATATCTTTATTTAATTTTTGAAAATATGCAAAAATTACTCCTATCGCATAAATCTAGGTGTCAAAACCATAAAAAAGTAAGTTATAAACTACAAATAAAAAATATTGGAAATTTAATCGGTACATTATTTGTAAAATCCTATGAACAGGGTGAAAGAACTTATTTCGCGATGCTTTCTAGAGGATATTCTGAAAATTCCAATATTTGCGAGTTAAACTATAAAATAAGTATTTATGATATAATATATACCGTACCAATAATTTTAATACCAATTTTGGTATTATTTTATAATATAAATTTATTTTAA
- the cobJ gene encoding precorrin-3B C(17)-methyltransferase, translating into MLYVIGTGPGNNQYITKEADEVLKSVDSIVCYLGYKEFVESYGKPVHSTGMTKEIDRVKFALEKSKSENVALVSSGDATIYGMASLAYELNREYDYGVEIKTVAGLSSANMCSSILGAPLNHDFVTISLSDLLTPFEIIMKRILCALEGDFVISLYNPLSTKRKDPFLQTMDFIKSYSQDRDVNYIIGIVKNAGRDTEEFRITTINELLDNLEEYMEYIDMKTTLIIGNTNTKVIDGKMITPRGYFKKYIDNE; encoded by the coding sequence ATGTTATATGTTATAGGAACAGGTCCAGGGAACAATCAATATATCACAAAAGAAGCTGATGAAGTATTAAAAAGTGTAGATTCGATAGTGTGCTATTTAGGCTATAAAGAATTTGTAGAATCTTATGGTAAACCCGTACACAGTACTGGTATGACCAAAGAAATCGATAGAGTTAAATTTGCATTGGAAAAATCCAAAAGTGAAAATGTAGCACTTGTTTCGAGTGGTGATGCTACCATCTATGGTATGGCATCATTAGCCTATGAATTAAACAGAGAATATGACTACGGTGTAGAAATTAAAACAGTTGCGGGGCTATCTTCCGCAAATATGTGTTCTTCAATTTTAGGAGCTCCTTTAAATCATGATTTTGTTACAATTAGCTTAAGCGATTTGTTAACTCCTTTTGAAATTATTATGAAAAGGATTCTTTGTGCTTTAGAGGGAGATTTTGTTATTTCATTATACAATCCACTTAGTACAAAGCGTAAAGACCCTTTTTTACAAACCATGGATTTTATAAAGTCATATTCTCAGGATAGGGACGTTAACTATATTATCGGCATTGTAAAAAATGCAGGTCGAGATACTGAAGAATTTAGAATAACTACCATTAACGAACTATTAGATAATTTAGAAGAGTATATGGAATATATAGATATGAAAACTACGCTTATTATAGGAAATACCAATACAAAAGTAATCGATGGAAAAATGATAACCCCTAGAGGTTACTTTAAGAAATATATTGACAATGAATAA
- a CDS encoding protease inhibitor I42 family protein — protein sequence MNLKIYHLIGLLLLLASSGIVFAENSNYNLGNKDLNMVKKELGEYYTWGPGMGQGQYCNCLEYDYSNMNEFCPYDGNLSQYGNMKMIRQELAKDEVYIIRLSENPSTGYKWYYSTDTNEAGFITDKGYHMYQNSEEGLIGSGGYHEYYIKSQVPSEPYAMFYKARMGQEGLEEPVEMIGYHFTILDEGMPILKEIGVSEIINPSFMSKSGMGYKWVAEIDGDAANIEYVEYDDNQGYNLGPVNTWYIKGAKPGLSKVRFTYWDESNSKALMTREYIVSVNETVNRYIPQGYTQYVMLNENPSTGFFWKYNYNYQNCTGLQNYSQYRKGLMIGEKGFMPYNRDPMIVGPSPGMEIWELSGTMPCYVDAQFKLYAPSGDVVQCNDYGCAIIPDSEYIEKIVKLGDVVEVSLNENPTTGYEWQYIKDNKLELLSEEYIPNKNILGVVGQGGSHVWKFKAVREGTSSLKFMNGRTFENTSVRNIFYEIKIIGESYDVALESEGSDTVNIILPKDKTFDIKLYDGDRDKTWKLSPYYTGVRVVDEDYIPDTTSANGILPIEDKGYNTWILKATRSEDIPVIFEYVNASGYVFKTMTYNLTIMPSYTTSYKGIELGQDFILELPENPTTGYTWYYFIDDENVVRVNEEKYVPNDIQLLGSGGTKFWVFEGVGKGSTTIKFEYKRSWEEEPILEYLLTVYVN from the coding sequence ATGAATTTAAAGATTTATCATTTGATAGGATTATTGCTACTACTAGCAAGTTCGGGGATTGTTTTTGCTGAAAATTCAAATTACAACCTTGGAAATAAAGATTTGAATATGGTAAAAAAAGAACTAGGCGAATATTATACTTGGGGACCTGGAATGGGTCAAGGTCAATACTGTAATTGTTTAGAGTATGATTATTCCAATATGAATGAATTTTGCCCTTACGATGGAAATTTGTCACAATATGGCAATATGAAAATGATACGTCAGGAATTAGCAAAAGATGAAGTATACATAATAAGATTATCAGAAAACCCATCTACGGGCTATAAATGGTATTATTCAACAGATACGAATGAAGCAGGCTTTATAACTGATAAAGGCTATCATATGTATCAAAATTCTGAAGAAGGATTGATAGGTAGTGGAGGATATCACGAGTACTACATTAAAAGTCAGGTTCCTTCAGAACCTTATGCAATGTTCTACAAAGCTAGAATGGGTCAAGAAGGACTTGAAGAACCAGTTGAAATGATAGGATATCATTTTACCATTTTAGATGAAGGCATGCCTATTTTAAAAGAAATAGGGGTTTCAGAAATAATAAATCCAAGTTTTATGTCTAAAAGTGGCATGGGTTATAAATGGGTTGCGGAGATAGATGGGGACGCTGCCAATATAGAATACGTTGAATACGACGATAATCAAGGTTATAATTTAGGTCCTGTAAATACATGGTATATAAAAGGTGCTAAACCGGGTTTATCAAAAGTTAGATTCACATACTGGGATGAAAGCAATTCAAAGGCTTTAATGACTAGGGAATACATAGTTTCGGTAAATGAAACTGTAAATCGATACATACCGCAAGGATATACTCAATACGTTATGTTGAACGAAAATCCATCAACTGGATTTTTTTGGAAATATAACTACAATTATCAGAATTGTACTGGATTACAAAATTATTCACAATATCGGAAAGGCTTAATGATAGGCGAAAAAGGATTTATGCCATACAATAGAGACCCCATGATAGTAGGTCCAAGCCCAGGTATGGAAATTTGGGAATTAAGCGGTACTATGCCTTGTTACGTTGATGCACAGTTTAAATTATACGCTCCAAGTGGAGATGTTGTTCAATGTAATGATTATGGATGTGCGATAATTCCAGATTCCGAGTACATTGAGAAAATCGTTAAATTGGGCGATGTGGTAGAAGTATCACTCAATGAAAATCCTACAACCGGTTACGAATGGCAATATATTAAAGATAATAAACTAGAGTTGCTAAGTGAAGAATACATTCCAAATAAAAATATATTAGGAGTTGTAGGGCAGGGGGGAAGTCACGTCTGGAAATTTAAAGCGGTAAGAGAAGGAACTTCTTCACTCAAATTTATGAATGGTAGAACTTTTGAAAATACATCTGTTAGAAATATATTCTATGAAATAAAAATAATTGGGGAAAGTTATGACGTAGCACTTGAATCAGAGGGCTCAGATACGGTTAATATAATATTACCTAAAGATAAAACGTTTGATATAAAATTATACGATGGAGATAGAGATAAAACCTGGAAATTAAGCCCTTATTATACAGGTGTACGGGTAGTAGATGAAGACTATATACCTGATACGACGTCTGCAAATGGAATATTACCAATAGAAGATAAAGGATATAACACTTGGATTTTAAAAGCAACTAGGTCGGAAGATATACCTGTAATCTTTGAATATGTAAATGCCAGTGGTTATGTATTCAAAACTATGACTTATAATTTAACAATTATGCCAAGTTATACCACATCATACAAAGGAATTGAGTTAGGTCAAGATTTCATCTTGGAATTACCTGAAAATCCAACTACTGGTTATACTTGGTACTACTTTATCGATGATGAAAACGTCGTTAGGGTAAATGAAGAAAAATACGTTCCAAATGACATCCAACTCTTAGGTAGTGGCGGAACTAAATTCTGGGTATTTGAAGGAGTAGGAAAAGGCTCTACGACAATTAAATTTGAATATAAGAGAAGTTGGGAAGAAGAACCAATTTTAGAATATTTATTGACTGTTTACGTTAATTAA
- a CDS encoding ATP-binding protein — protein MIEIIVNQDKCLGYKECGLCVNICEESILVPDEETGKVKVDPDKKVNCDGLGNCLDVCPVDALTIICDDGKSACEHATSEGHSHGKGCSCPSSAPMSLDRTKRAETLSHRITSTDNKESGNTCECNIEPKLANWPVQLHLLSENAPYLKDAHLLVAADCVPFTYADFHNKLLDGKILAIGCPKLDEISDYERKIRAMVEKNNIKKVTVAIMEVPCCSSMYSLVKNALEGLDVEINKIVIAINGSIKE, from the coding sequence TTGATTGAAATAATAGTGAATCAGGATAAATGCTTAGGATATAAAGAATGTGGATTGTGCGTAAATATTTGTGAAGAAAGCATATTGGTACCAGACGAGGAAACGGGGAAAGTAAAAGTAGATCCGGATAAAAAAGTCAATTGCGATGGTTTAGGAAACTGTTTAGACGTATGTCCGGTAGATGCTTTAACCATAATATGCGATGATGGAAAAAGTGCTTGCGAGCATGCAACTTCAGAAGGTCACAGTCATGGAAAAGGCTGTTCTTGCCCAAGTTCCGCACCTATGAGCTTAGACAGAACAAAAAGAGCAGAAACTTTAAGTCACAGAATAACGAGTACAGATAATAAAGAATCAGGAAACACTTGTGAATGTAATATAGAGCCAAAATTAGCAAATTGGCCGGTTCAATTACACTTATTGTCAGAAAATGCACCATATTTAAAAGATGCACATCTTTTGGTAGCAGCCGATTGTGTACCGTTTACATATGCCGATTTCCACAATAAATTATTAGATGGGAAGATATTGGCTATAGGATGTCCTAAATTGGACGAAATAAGTGATTATGAACGAAAAATAAGGGCAATGGTAGAAAAAAACAATATTAAAAAAGTGACCGTGGCTATTATGGAGGTACCTTGTTGTAGCTCGATGTATTCACTTGTTAAAAATGCTTTAGAAGGTCTAGACGTTGAAATAAATAAAATAGTTATTGCTATAAATGGTAGTATTAAGGAATAA